The genomic DNA GGGCGTCGATGCCGGCCTCGGCCGAGTTGGCCCGGCGGCGACCCTCGAACGTGAACGGGCGGGTGACCACACCGATGGTCAGGGCACCGAGCGAACGGGCGATTCGGGCCACGACGGGCGCGCCGCCCGTGCCCGTGCCGCCGCCCTCGCCTGCGGTGACGAAGACCATGTCGGCCCCCTTGAGGACCTCCTCGATCTCCTCGGCGTGGTCCTCGGCGGCCTGACGACCGACCTCAGGGTTGGCGCCGGCGCCAAGGCCGCGCGTCAGCTCGCGTCCGACGTCGAGCTTGACGTCCGCGTCCGACATGAGCAGTGCCTGCGCGTCAGTGTTGATCGCGACGAACTCAACGCCCCGCAGACCGACTTCGATCATGCGGTTGATCGCGTTGACCCCGCCGCCGCCGATGCCGACGACCTTGATGACGGCCAGGTAGTTCTGCGGTGCTGCCACGTTTTTGATCCCTTGTTCGCGGATTGTTGTGCTGTTTTTCAGTGCTGCGCACGGCCGTGAGGCCGCTCCCCATGGGGTGGACGGGACAGGTCTCCCGGTCCTCACGGGCGGATCGCGCTCCGAGCTTTACTCAAATCTAGTGCACCATCATCCGACTTCGCTGACAATGCCGCCAGAACCCGGTCAACCCTCAAGTATCCCCTGAAGGTTGAGGCTTTCGGCGAGGGTCCGGCATCCCGGCCCGGGCCCGTCAGCGCGTCACGGGGCGCTCTGGCACGGAGACGTCGATGACCGTGACGGCCGGCGGCACGGCCCCCGTCTTGGGGTCCGGGGTGGGGTTCGCCGTCCCCTTGAGGAGCGCCTGAAGGACGGCGGCCTTCTGCGCCCCTCCCTCGCGGTTGCCCCAGACGACGCGGACACCGGAGTTCATGAGGAGCTCCACCGAGTCGGCGCTCGAGGCCTTGGCCTCCTGCATCGTCTCGAGCACGTTGGCCGGGATGTTCGCGAGGGCCCCGGTCAGGGCCGTGAAGACCTCCGGCTTGGTGGCAGAGGCCGCGTCGATGACCGGCAGCTTGGGGGCCGACTCGGCGGGGACGCGCGTGATCGTGCGTCCCTTCGCGTCGACGAGGTCCACCTTGGAGCCGCGCCTGATCTGCGCCACCGGCGCGCGCTCGGTGATCCTCACCCGCAGCGCGTGCGGGGGCTCCCCCGAGATCGTGGCGGAGTCCACGCCCGGGATCTTCTCGAGCCGGGCCTCGAGCCCGTCCGTGTCCACTTGGGGAAGGGGCTGGCCCTTCGCCTCGTCGACGACGGAGAGCACCGCCTTCGTCGCCACGAATCGGTTGCCGGTCACGTGGACCGTCTCAACCCGCATCCACGGCGTCACGTTCGCGAGCAGGACCGCGAGCCCGGACAGGGCCAGGCACAGGGCGAGGATGAGTCCCACGCGCAGGGCCCAGCGCGGGCGGCGCCGGGAGGGGAGCTCGACGACGGACGCCCCGCGGGGGTTCTCCCCCGCGGCCCCGTCGTCGTCGGCCGGGGGGCCTGGCGCCGCCGCGCTCCCCGCCGCATGGGAGCCGGAGGCCGAAGCGCCGGCGCCCCGCCCCGCCGTGGCGTCGGAGACGAGCCGCAGGAGGACGGTGTCGGACTCGTCCGCCCCGCCCGCCGGGCGCACGGTGGCCGCAGGAGGCTCGGCGGCCTCGGGCCCCTCTGTGGCGTGGGCAGGCTCGGCGGAGGAGGCCGCAGGGGGCTCGGGCTGGCGCTCGGGCTCGGGCCGCGGGGCAGACCGCCGCCGGGGCTCCTCCGGCCGGTCCGGGGTGGGCAGGGTGGGGATGCGGGCCACGCTCAGCGACCGCCCCGGAGGCGCAGGGCATGGAGGATGCGAGGGCCGAGCTCAGTCACGTCGCCCGCGCCGATGGTCAGGATGACGTCCCCCGCGCGGGCGGCGTCGGCGAGGCGCAGGACGGCGTCGTCCGCGGAGTCCACAGGCAACTGCCCGCCGCGCTCGTCCGCGCCTCGCGAGCTGAAGTCCGTGATGGTGCGGTTCGTGATGTCGTCCCGCTCGTCCTCGCGCGCCCGGTAGACCGGGAGGACGAGCGCGAGGTCGGCGGCATCGAGCGCCTCGGCGAACTCGCGAGCGAACGCCTCCGTCCGCGAGTACAGGTGCGGCTGGAAGACGGCGAGGACGCGGCCCTCGGCCCCGTGTCGGGCCCCGGCGATGGCCGCGCGCACCTCCGTGGGGTGATGCGCGTAGTCGTCGTAGACGCGCACGCCCTCGTGCTCGCCCTTGAGCTCGAAGCGGCGGCTCGCGCCCCGGAACGCCGCGAGGCCCTGCGCGCAGCGCTCGGGGTCGAGGCCGAGCTCGAGGCCGGCCGCGAAGGCGCCCGCCGCGTTGAGCACGTTGTGCTGCCCCGGCACCGTGAGGACGAGCTCCTGCTCAGCCTCCTGGCCGTCCAGGCTGAACGCCAGGACCGAGCGGGTGCCCGGGCCGAAAGGCTCCGTGCCCGTGATGCGGATGTCCGCGTCCTCGGAGTAGCCGTAGGTGCGGACGTGGGCCGTGGCCCGGTGTCGCTCCGCGAGGGCGGAGGAGCCCTCGTCGTCCGCGCAGGCGACGAGCGCGCTCTCCCGTCCGAGGAGGGAGACGAACGTGTCGAAGCTGCGGTGCACGGCCTCGTCGCTGCCGTAGAAGTCGAGGTGGTCCGGCTCGATGTTCGTCACGATCGCCACGCGGGGGCGGTAGTTGACGTAGGAGCCGTCCGACTCGTCCGCCTCGAGGACGAAGTGGCGACCCGCGCCGAAGCGCGCATTGCCGCCAAGGCCCGCGACGTCGCCGCCTGCCGCGAAGCTCGGCTCGTCCCCCGCCGCGTCGAGCATGACCGCGAGCATGGAGGTCGTCGTCGTCTTGCCGTGCGTCCCGGCCACTGCGAGGGTGTCGAGGCCGTCCGTCGCAGCGTCGAGAGCCATGGAGCGGTGGAGGACGGGCACGCCGAGCGCGCGGGCCGCCATGAGCTCGGGATTGTCGGCGCGGATGGCGGAGGAGACGACGAGGGTGTCGACGCCGTCGAGCCGTGCGGCGTCGTGACCCGCGCGCGCGTCGATGCCCATCTCGCGCAGCGACTCGAGCGAGGCTGAGTCCTTGGCGTCCGATCCCGTGACGGGGACGCCGCGCGCCGCGAGGACGCGGGCGACGGCGCTCATGCCCGCGCCGCCGATCCCGACGAAGTGGGTCGTGCCGAGGCGGTCGAGGGGGATGCGCGTGATGCCATGGCGGTACGGGGCGTCGGCGGCGGGGGCCGGCAGCCCGTCCGTCAACGCGGCCTCGCGGCGCGCCAGCTCGGCGTCGGGATGCTCAGCGGAGGGGCCGACGGGGCCGGACGGCACGGGGCCGCGAGGCTCGGCGCCCTCAGGGCGAGTGGAGGCGTCCATGTCAGGCGTCCTTTCGATTCGAGGCGGCGGCGATGGCGCGGTCGGCCATGCGGCGGTCAGCATCCCGGACGCCCACGCGTGAGGCGGCCTCCGACATGCGGGCCAGTGCGGCCGGGTCCTGGACGAGGGGCAGGACGGTGGAGCGGATGAGGCCCTCGGTGAAGTCGGAGTCCTCCGTGAGGATCGCGCCGCCCGCCCGCACCAGGTCCGCCGCGTTGAGGGCCTGCTCGCCGTTGCCGTGGGGCAGCGGGACCAGGAGGGCCGGAGTCCCCGTGGCCGCCAGCTCGCAGACGGTGCCCGCCCCTGAGCGGGCGACGACGAGGTCCGCCGCGGCGTACGCGAGCTCCATGCCGTCGACGTACTCGCGCTGGACGTAGCCCTCCCCCGCAAGCGGCGCCCCGTCCGGCCCCGTGACAGTCTTGCCGCGCCCCGTGATGTGGAGGATGCGGACCCCCGTGCCAGCGAGCCCGCCGCCTGCGACGAAGCGGCCGACGGCGCCGTTGATGCTCGCGGCCCCGGAGGAGCCTCCCGTGACGACGACGAGGGGCGCGTCCCCCGGCACCCCGAGGGCCTCGCGGGCCCCGTCCCGGGCGGCGGCCCGGTCCAGCTCGGAGACGGCACGGCGCATGGGCATGCCGACATGAGCGGCACCCCGCAGCGGGGTCGAGGCGAAGGCCACGGCCACGCTGCCGCCGAGTGCGGATCCCACGCGGTTCGCCAGGCCCGGCTTTGCATTGGCCTCGTGAATGACGATCGGCACGCCTCGACGGCGGGCCGCGGCATACATCGGGGTGCAGACGTACCCTCCGACACCGACGAGCACGTCCGCGTCCGCCTCGTCGAGGATGGCCTCGGCCTGGCGCACGGCCCGGGCGAAGCGGCCCGGGAGGCGGACGAGGTCAGCGCTCGGGCGGCGCGGCATGGGCACGCGGTCGATCGTCTTCAGCTCGTAGCCGGCGGCGGGGACAAGGCGGGTCTCCATGCCGGACGGGGTGCCGACCATCGTGACCCGGGCCCCCGGCAACCGCTCCAGGAGGGCATCCGCGATGGCGATCATCGGCGAGATGTGCCCGGCGGTGCCGCCGCCGGCGAACACTGCGGAGAGCGCAGCAGGGTTCTGGGGAGAGGGCTCCGTGCTCATGCGTGGCGCTTCCTTCCTGGCCGCGTCGGGGCCGTTCTCTCAGGTCGGGCGAACGCGAGCAGGACGCCCACGGCCGCAAGGGTGAAGGTCAGGGCGGATCCGCCGTAGGAGATGAACGGCAGCGGCAGCCCGATGACGGGCAGCGCCCCGACGACCATGGCGATGTTGACCGCGGCCTGCATCGCGATCCACATGACGATGCAGGAGCCGGTCACGCGGACGAAGACGTCGTCGTACCTCAGCACCACGCGGATGGCCACGAGGCTGAAGAGCGCGAAGAGCCCGAGGATGAAGAGCGTGCCGACGAGGCCGAGCTCCTCGCCGATGATGGCGAAGACGAAGTCGTTGTGGGCCTCCGGCAGCCAGGACCACTTCACCTGGGACTGGCCGAGACCGACGCCGAGCCAGCCGCCCCGGGCGAGCGCCGTGGCTCCCGCCTGCGCCTGGTCGCAGAGGCCGCTCACGTCGCAGTTCCGCCCCATCCACGCCTGGATGCGGTCGCTGCGGTTGCTGCTGACGAGCGAGAGGACGACGCCCGCGGCGCCCGCCACAGCGAGGAGCGCGCCCGGGACGCGCTTCGGCATGCCCGAGGCCCAGAGGGCCACGGCGAGGATCGCGAAGAGCACGATCGCCGTGCCGAGGTCCTTGCCGCGCAGCACGAGCAGGATGATGATGAGGCCCATGCCGATGACCGGCAGACCCGTGGACTTGAAGTCCCCGAGGCGCGCCGACTTGCGCGCGAGCAGGTGCCCCGCCCACATGGCGAGTGCGAGCTTGGCAGGTTCCGAGGGCTGCATCGTGAAGCTGCCCACCTGAATCCAGTTCCGGTTTCCGTTGACCTCCACGCCCAGCGGGGTGAGGACGACGACGAGGAGGACGACGGCGAACAGGTACGCCCACCACGCCGCGCGGCGGAAGAGCCACACCGGCATCCGGGAGAGGCCGAACATCAGCCCGAACCCGACCACCGCCCAGATCGCCTGCTTGCGGAAGAGGGAGATGGGGCTCTGGTCCTTGGAGATCGACTCGACGGCCGAGGCGGAGAGCACCATCGTCAGGCCGATCGCCGTGAGGGCGATGACGCACGTGAGCATGACCGAGAACGCCCAGGTCGTCGTCGGACGCCCCCGCCCGGCGAGGGACTCCCAGGACGAGGCCAGGCGCCGGCGCACGCTCGCGAGCCCCGCCGCTGTGGCCTCGCGGTCCGTGACCGAGATGACCCGATCCCGGTCCTCGAACGCGGGGCGGCCGGAGGATCGATCGACGCGGGTGTCAGGCACGGGGGACGTCCTTGACGGACTCCGCCCGGGCGCGGACGGCGGCCTCGACGGCCTCCGCGAAGCGCTCGCCGCGGGCGGCGTAGTTGGCGAACTGGTCCATCGAGGCGGCCGCCGGGGCGAGGAGGACCGTCGAGGTCTCCCCCGCCGCGTCCAGGGCGGCCTCGACGGCGGCGGTCATGACGCGACGGCCGGCGTCGTCGCCTGCTTCCTCGCGGCTCACGGCGAGCTCCGGCACCCGGACGACGGGCACCTGGGGGGCCTTGGTCTCGAGGGCCTCGAGGAGGCCCTCCACGTCTGTTCCAATGACGACGACGGCGCGCAGGCGCGAGGCGCTCGCCGCCACGAGATCGGTGTACTCGACCCCCTTGGAGAGGCCGCCGGCAATCCACACGACGTCCGTGAAGGCGCCCAGGGAGGCCTCTGCGGCGTGGGGGTTGGTCGCCTTGCTGTCGTTGATGAACGCGACCCGGCCGAGGGCGCCGACGGGCTCGATCCGGTGCGCGCCGGGCGAGAACGCGCGGAGGCCCTCCCGGACGGCCAGTGGAGAGACGCCGGCCGCGCGCGTCAGGGCAGCGGCGGCGAGGGCGTTCTGCACGAGGTGGCGCGGGGCGATGGGCCCGAGGTCCTCGAACGAGGCCAGCTCCAGGGCGCTCGAGCCCCGCTCGGCGAGGTAAGCGCGGTCCACGAGGAGGTCCTCGACGACGCCCAGCATGGAGCGGGACGGTGTGCCGACGGTGAAGCCGATGGCGCGGGCGCCCTCGACGACGTCCGCCTCCTCGACCATGCGCTCCGTGGCCTTGTCCTCGACGTTGTAGACGCAGGCGGCGCGGGTGCGCTCGTAGATCTTCGCCTTCGCGTCCCGGTACGCCTCAAACCCGCCGTGCCAGTCCACGTGGTCCTCGGCGAGGTTGAGCACGGCCGAGGCCAGCGGGGACATGGAGTGCGTGAAGTGGAGCTGGAAGCTGGAGAGCTCGACGACGATGACGTCGAACCCCTCGGGGTCCCGCACCGCGTCGAGGATGGGCGTGCCGACGTTTCCCGCGGCGACGGCCCGCAGCCCGGCGGCGAGGAGGATGGACTCGGCCATCTGCGTGGTCGTCGTCTTGCCGTTGGTGCCCGTGAGGACGAGCCACTCCGCCGTGCGGCGGCCCGCGCGCTCTCGCACGCGCCACGCGAGCTCGACCTCGCTCCAGACGGGGATGCCCGCGGCCTGGGCGGCGGCGAGCAGCGGCTGGTCCGGGCGCCATCCGGGGCTCGTGACGACGAGGTCCGGCGTGGACCCAGCCACCTGAGGGAGGGCCTCGGTGTGCGCGGCGCCGAGGAGGACGTCCTCGACACCGACGATCCGCAGGGTGTCCGCCTTCTGCCGGTTCTCCTCGGAGTCCTGGCCGTCGACGACGACGACGCGGGCCCCGAGCTCGGCGAGCGTGTCCGCGGCGGCGAACCCGGACAGGCCGATGCCCGTGACGACGACGCGGAGGCCGCGTGCCCCCTGATCCCAGCTCGTGAGATCCTCGGGCCGCGGCGCAGTGGTTCCGGTCATTTCTTGAGTCACGAGAGCTTGACCACCCAGTCGAAGTAGAAGATGCCGAGCCCCACGGCCACGAAGAGGCCCGCGAGGATCCAGAAGCGGATGACGACGGTCACCTCGGCCCAGCCGAGCAGCTCGAAGTGGTGCTGGAGCGGCGCCATCTTGAAAATGCGCTTTCCGCCCGAGAGCTTGAAGTAGCCCACCTGGAGGATGACCGAGAGCGTGATGAGGACGAAGAGGCCCGCGATGATCGGCAGGAGCAGCTCGGTCCGCGAGAGGATCGCGAAGCCTGCCACCGCACCGCCGAGCGCGAGGGAGCCCGTGTCCCCCATGAAGATCTTCGCGGGCGAGGCGTTCCACCACAGGAAGCCCACGAGGGAGCCGCAGAGCATCGCGGCGATGGCTGCGAGGTCCATGGGGTCCCGGGTTGTGTAGCAGGCGGCGGCGATCTCCCGCCCGCCCCCGCACGCCTGGTTGGACTGCCAAATGCCGATGAGCAGGTAGGCGGTGAAGACCATGATCGCGGCTCCGCCCGCAAGCCCGTCCAGCCCGTCTGTCAGGTTCACGCCGTTGGACGCGGCCGTGACGATGAGGTTGGACCAGATGACGAAGAGGATCGTGCCGAGAACAGTGCCCGCGAAGGCGAGGTTGAGCACCGGGATGTCCCGCTGGAACGAGATGAGGAAGGACGCCGGGGTCAGGCCGCGCTCGTTCGGGAACTGCAGCGCCAGCACGGCGAAGACGACGCCGATTCCTGTCTGGAGGAGGATCTTGCCCATCGGAGACAGCCCGAGGCTGCGCTGATTGGTGATCTTCTTCGCGTCGTCAATGAACCCCACGAAGCCCATGCCGGCCATGAGGAAGAGCAGGAGCATGCCGGAGGCGGTCGGGTGGAACCCCGTGCCGCGGATCGCCCCGACGAGGGCGTGGGAGAGGAAGT from Falsarthrobacter nasiphocae includes the following:
- a CDS encoding cell division protein FtsQ/DivIB, whose protein sequence is MARIPTLPTPDRPEEPRRRSAPRPEPERQPEPPAASSAEPAHATEGPEAAEPPAATVRPAGGADESDTVLLRLVSDATAGRGAGASASGSHAAGSAAAPGPPADDDGAAGENPRGASVVELPSRRRPRWALRVGLILALCLALSGLAVLLANVTPWMRVETVHVTGNRFVATKAVLSVVDEAKGQPLPQVDTDGLEARLEKIPGVDSATISGEPPHALRVRITERAPVAQIRRGSKVDLVDAKGRTITRVPAESAPKLPVIDAASATKPEVFTALTGALANIPANVLETMQEAKASSADSVELLMNSGVRVVWGNREGGAQKAAVLQALLKGTANPTPDPKTGAVPPAVTVIDVSVPERPVTR
- the murC gene encoding UDP-N-acetylmuramate--L-alanine ligase, encoding MDASTRPEGAEPRGPVPSGPVGPSAEHPDAELARREAALTDGLPAPAADAPYRHGITRIPLDRLGTTHFVGIGGAGMSAVARVLAARGVPVTGSDAKDSASLESLREMGIDARAGHDAARLDGVDTLVVSSAIRADNPELMAARALGVPVLHRSMALDAATDGLDTLAVAGTHGKTTTTSMLAVMLDAAGDEPSFAAGGDVAGLGGNARFGAGRHFVLEADESDGSYVNYRPRVAIVTNIEPDHLDFYGSDEAVHRSFDTFVSLLGRESALVACADDEGSSALAERHRATAHVRTYGYSEDADIRITGTEPFGPGTRSVLAFSLDGQEAEQELVLTVPGQHNVLNAAGAFAAGLELGLDPERCAQGLAAFRGASRRFELKGEHEGVRVYDDYAHHPTEVRAAIAGARHGAEGRVLAVFQPHLYSRTEAFAREFAEALDAADLALVLPVYRAREDERDDITNRTITDFSSRGADERGGQLPVDSADDAVLRLADAARAGDVILTIGAGDVTELGPRILHALRLRGGR
- the murD gene encoding UDP-N-acetylmuramoyl-L-alanine--D-glutamate ligase — protein: MTGTTAPRPEDLTSWDQGARGLRVVVTGIGLSGFAAADTLAELGARVVVVDGQDSEENRQKADTLRIVGVEDVLLGAAHTEALPQVAGSTPDLVVTSPGWRPDQPLLAAAQAAGIPVWSEVELAWRVRERAGRRTAEWLVLTGTNGKTTTTQMAESILLAAGLRAVAAGNVGTPILDAVRDPEGFDVIVVELSSFQLHFTHSMSPLASAVLNLAEDHVDWHGGFEAYRDAKAKIYERTRAACVYNVEDKATERMVEEADVVEGARAIGFTVGTPSRSMLGVVEDLLVDRAYLAERGSSALELASFEDLGPIAPRHLVQNALAAAALTRAAGVSPLAVREGLRAFSPGAHRIEPVGALGRVAFINDSKATNPHAAEASLGAFTDVVWIAGGLSKGVEYTDLVAASASRLRAVVVIGTDVEGLLEALETKAPQVPVVRVPELAVSREEAGDDAGRRVMTAAVEAALDAAGETSTVLLAPAAASMDQFANYAARGERFAEAVEAAVRARAESVKDVPRA
- the ftsW gene encoding putative lipid II flippase FtsW; its protein translation is MPDTRVDRSSGRPAFEDRDRVISVTDREATAAGLASVRRRLASSWESLAGRGRPTTTWAFSVMLTCVIALTAIGLTMVLSASAVESISKDQSPISLFRKQAIWAVVGFGLMFGLSRMPVWLFRRAAWWAYLFAVVLLVVVLTPLGVEVNGNRNWIQVGSFTMQPSEPAKLALAMWAGHLLARKSARLGDFKSTGLPVIGMGLIIILLVLRGKDLGTAIVLFAILAVALWASGMPKRVPGALLAVAGAAGVVLSLVSSNRSDRIQAWMGRNCDVSGLCDQAQAGATALARGGWLGVGLGQSQVKWSWLPEAHNDFVFAIIGEELGLVGTLFILGLFALFSLVAIRVVLRYDDVFVRVTGSCIVMWIAMQAAVNIAMVVGALPVIGLPLPFISYGGSALTFTLAAVGVLLAFARPERTAPTRPGRKRHA
- the mraY gene encoding phospho-N-acetylmuramoyl-pentapeptide-transferase, giving the protein MITLLIGGALALLITIVGMKFFIAFLVKKSYGQFVRDDGPQEHHTKRGTPTMGGALIVGSVVVSYFLSHALVGAIRGTGFHPTASGMLLLFLMAGMGFVGFIDDAKKITNQRSLGLSPMGKILLQTGIGVVFAVLALQFPNERGLTPASFLISFQRDIPVLNLAFAGTVLGTILFVIWSNLIVTAASNGVNLTDGLDGLAGGAAIMVFTAYLLIGIWQSNQACGGGREIAAACYTTRDPMDLAAIAAMLCGSLVGFLWWNASPAKIFMGDTGSLALGGAVAGFAILSRTELLLPIIAGLFVLITLSVILQVGYFKLSGGKRIFKMAPLQHHFELLGWAEVTVVIRFWILAGLFVAVGLGIFYFDWVVKLS
- a CDS encoding UDP-N-acetylglucosamine--N-acetylmuramyl-(pentapeptide) pyrophosphoryl-undecaprenol N-acetylglucosamine transferase gives rise to the protein MSTEPSPQNPAALSAVFAGGGTAGHISPMIAIADALLERLPGARVTMVGTPSGMETRLVPAAGYELKTIDRVPMPRRPSADLVRLPGRFARAVRQAEAILDEADADVLVGVGGYVCTPMYAAARRRGVPIVIHEANAKPGLANRVGSALGGSVAVAFASTPLRGAAHVGMPMRRAVSELDRAAARDGAREALGVPGDAPLVVVTGGSSGAASINGAVGRFVAGGGLAGTGVRILHITGRGKTVTGPDGAPLAGEGYVQREYVDGMELAYAAADLVVARSGAGTVCELAATGTPALLVPLPHGNGEQALNAADLVRAGGAILTEDSDFTEGLIRSTVLPLVQDPAALARMSEAASRVGVRDADRRMADRAIAAASNRKDA